One window of the Camelina sativa cultivar DH55 chromosome 1, Cs, whole genome shotgun sequence genome contains the following:
- the LOC104775861 gene encoding putative phosphatidylglycerol/phosphatidylinositol transfer protein DDB_G0282179, translating into MYKFMGLSSLAISYFLFVSTIVSATDVHYCDSNEEYEVKVKGVDISPYPIARGEPATFSISANTDTKISSGKLVIEVSYFGWHIHSETHDLCDETSCPVAIGDFLVAHSQVLPGYTPPGSYSLKMKMLDGRKKELTCIKFSFDIGFGSSSSVADM; encoded by the exons ATGTATAAGTTTATGGGATTATCTTCTTTAGctatttcttattttctattcGTTTCAACGATTGTCTCAGCCACCGATGTTCACTATTGCG ATAGTAATGAAGAGTATGAAGTGAAGGTGAAAGGAGTTGATATATCTCCTTATCCTATAGCTAGAGGCGAGCCAGCCACTTTCAGCATTTCTGCTAACACAG ACACTAAGATCTCGAGCGGAAAGTTGGTGATCGAAGTTTCATACTTTGGATGGCATATTCATTCTGAGACACATGATCTTTGTGATGAGACTAGTTGTCCTGTGGCTATTGGAGATTTCTTGGTCGCTCACTCCCAAGTTCTGCCTGGATATACCCCTCCT gGTTCATACTCACTTAAAATGAAGATGCTTGATGGACGCAAGAAGGAACTGACTTGCATCAAATTTTCATTTGACATTGGatttggatcatcatcatctgtgGCCGACATGTAG
- the LOC104775868 gene encoding uncharacterized protein LOC104775868 yields MARFLLLCCLFAAALTSSLTVARDDNGVYSPCSDSTVGIGDGFTFGIAFASKDSFFGGSTNHTVQYSPCDRRRLSLNGNSEVAVFRPKVDEITLLTINTSSSNNFRPDASKGYMVAFAGSKYAARSVPIMVADSNHIVTSFTLVLEFQKGRLENMFWKKDGCSKCSGDTKFVCLNNDQCAIKSQNCKNQGGQADCSLGIQLAFSGTDKHYTALNSWYEVANLKQYSLYGLYSNVKDSLTNPFKNIF; encoded by the exons ATGGCTAGATTCCTTCTTCTGTGTTGCCTCTTCGCGGCGGCGCTGACGTCATCATTGACGGTGGCCAGAGACGATAACGGAGTCTACTCGCCTTGTTCGGATTCTACAGTCGGGATCGGAGATGGATTCACTTTCGGCATTGCCTTCGCGTCTAAAGATTCATTCTTCGGTGGTAGTACAAATCATACCGTTCAGTACTCTCCTTGCGATCGCCGTCGGCTCTCTCTCAACGGAAACTCTGAGGTCGCCGTGTTTAGACCTAAAGTCGATGAGATCACTCTCCTTACCATCAATACCTCTAGCTCCAACAATTTCCGCCCG GATGCGTCAAAGGGATATATGGTAGCATTCGCTGGTTCAAAATATGCTGCGAGATCAGTGCCAATTATGGTTGCTGACAGCAATCACATCGTGACAAGCTTCACCCTT GTTCTTGAGTTCCAGAAGGGGAGGCTTGAGAACATGTTCTGGAAGAAAGACGGATGCTCGAAATGTTCTGGAGATACGAAATTCGTGTGCCTCAACAATGACCAATGTGCAATCAAGTCGCAAAACTGCAAGAACCAAGGAGGACAAGCAGATTGTAGCTTGGGGATCCAGTTGGCGTTTTCAGGCACCGATAAGCACTACACTGCTTTGAATTCGTGGTATGAGGTTGCAAATTTGAAGCAGTACTCTCTGTATGGCCTCTACTCCAATGTTAAAGACTCTCTTACCAACCCTTTCAAAAACATCTTCTGA